One window of the Candidatus Liberimonas magnetica genome contains the following:
- the infA gene encoding translation initiation factor IF-1 — protein MAKEEKIMVEGKILEALPNAMFRVEIEGGHKVLAHICGKMRMNYIKILPGDKVKVELSPYDLTRGRITFREK, from the coding sequence ATGGCAAAAGAAGAGAAAATAATGGTGGAAGGCAAGATCCTTGAGGCACTGCCTAATGCAATGTTCAGGGTAGAGATCGAAGGCGGGCATAAGGTTTTAGCGCATATATGCGGCAAAATGAGGATGAACTACATAAAAATCTTACCCGGAGATAAAGTAAAAGTAGAGTTGTCTCCCTATGACCTGACAAGAGGGAGAATAACGTTTAGGGAAAAATAA
- the rpmJ gene encoding 50S ribosomal protein L36 yields MKVRASVKPICKKCKVVKREGVTRVICSDPRHKQRQG; encoded by the coding sequence ATGAAAGTCCGTGCATCGGTAAAACCAATATGTAAAAAATGTAAAGTAGTAAAACGTGAAGGTGTTACCCGCGTTATATGCAGTGATCCACGCCATAAACAAAGACAAGGATAA
- the rpsM gene encoding 30S ribosomal protein S13 — protein sequence MARVAGVDLLKAKRVDIALTYIYGIGRFLSNKILAEVQIDPAKRVKDLTEEEVNKLNTVISKNFKVEGDLRREVAENIKRYIGIGSYRGYRHRRNLPVRGQRTKTNARTKRGKRKTVGASKAVKPAAVAAPEASK from the coding sequence ATGGCTCGTGTTGCCGGAGTAGATTTACTTAAAGCAAAAAGAGTGGATATAGCTTTAACTTATATTTATGGGATAGGCCGTTTTCTTTCAAATAAGATCCTGGCTGAAGTTCAGATCGATCCCGCAAAAAGAGTTAAGGATCTTACAGAGGAAGAAGTAAACAAGCTTAACACTGTCATATCAAAAAATTTTAAAGTCGAAGGAGACTTAAGAAGGGAAGTTGCGGAAAATATTAAAAGATATATTGGCATAGGATCATATCGCGGATACCGCCATAGGAGGAACCTGCCTGTGCGGGGCCAGCGTACAAAAACAAATGCCCGTACAAAAAGAGGAAAGCGTAAAACAGTGGGCGCTTCAAAGGCCGTAAAGCCGGCAGCAGTAGCGGCTCCGGAAGCAAGCAAGTAA
- the rpsK gene encoding 30S ribosomal protein S11 — protein sequence MATTPPPEKKAAPVRKKKIRFTGTLAKAYVQSSFNNTIITITDERGNTLAWASAGGSGFKGTKKGTPFAAQMTAANVAKKALDVGVKQVTVLVNGPGPGRETAIRGLQGAGLSITSIRDITPVPHDGCRPPKPRRV from the coding sequence ATGGCGACAACACCACCACCAGAAAAAAAAGCAGCACCTGTACGAAAGAAAAAGATCCGTTTTACCGGGACCTTGGCTAAAGCTTATGTTCAGTCTTCTTTTAATAATACAATTATTACTATAACAGATGAAAGAGGAAATACCTTAGCCTGGGCTTCTGCCGGAGGAAGCGGGTTTAAAGGAACAAAGAAAGGAACCCCGTTTGCTGCTCAAATGACAGCAGCAAATGTTGCAAAGAAAGCTTTAGATGTAGGGGTTAAACAGGTTACTGTATTGGTAAACGGGCCGGGCCCTGGAAGAGAAACTGCTATACGAGGCCTTCAGGGAGCCGGGTTGTCTATTACTTCTATCAGAGATATAACTCCGGTACCGCATGACGGCTGCAGGCCGCCTAAACCCAGAAGAGTATAA
- the rpsD gene encoding 30S ribosomal protein S4 yields MARYLGSTCKLCRREREKLFLKGLKCSTKCIMDAKRGKNPPGKQANARMKKPSEYSKRLREKQKARSIYGLTEQQFHHYFTRAEKLKGLTGENLLQLLEMRLDNVVYRLGIAPSRNMARQVVNHGNVLVNGKTVDLPGYPMKIKDTITIKDKIKNNIFILKSLEKTDTSPSWLKLDKQTITGSILTLPGKDQMSHPIDSQLIVELYSK; encoded by the coding sequence ATGGCACGTTATTTAGGTTCAACTTGCAAGCTTTGCCGAAGGGAAAGAGAAAAGCTATTCCTAAAAGGGCTAAAGTGCAGCACAAAATGTATTATGGATGCAAAGAGAGGGAAAAACCCGCCGGGGAAACAGGCTAATGCGCGCATGAAAAAACCCTCGGAGTATTCCAAAAGATTAAGGGAAAAACAAAAGGCAAGAAGTATTTATGGCTTGACTGAACAGCAGTTCCATCATTATTTTACGCGTGCGGAAAAGTTGAAGGGTTTGACCGGGGAAAACCTTCTGCAGCTGCTCGAAATGAGGCTCGACAACGTTGTTTACCGCTTAGGAATAGCCCCTTCAAGGAATATGGCACGCCAGGTCGTTAACCACGGCAATGTATTGGTAAACGGCAAAACAGTTGATTTGCCGGGTTATCCTATGAAAATAAAAGATACGATAACTATCAAGGATAAGATCAAAAATAATATTTTTATACTTAAATCCCTTGAAAAAACAGATACTTCGCCGTCCTGGCTGAAATTAGATAAGCAAACCATAACGGGTTCTATACTCACTTTACCTGGGAAAGATCAGATGTCGCATCCCATTGACAGTCAGTTGATAGTAGAATTGTACTCAAAATAA
- a CDS encoding DNA-directed RNA polymerase subunit alpha encodes MKTIDLEKLRRLELDEKTATPTYGRFIAEPFERGYGHTIGNALRRILFSSLEGSAISSIRIKGALHEFAVLKNVKEDVANIILNLKRIRLKMYTKGPETLFLKVKKHGLVTAKDIEPNANIEILTIDQPIATLDHGAELEIEMEVTRGKGYVVESENAQGKYTTNTIVLDALYSPIIKVNYEVENTRVEQITDYDKLILEIWTDGSVSPSDALAYSAKVLKNTLSIFTGPEPVVETVTQQEVQDEKLNELLKQPISIMDLSVRSYNSVTGAGLKTIGDLVIKQEEEILSFKNCGKRSITEIKEKLQELGLSLGMKGIEND; translated from the coding sequence ATGAAGACAATTGATTTAGAGAAACTGCGCAGGCTTGAATTAGACGAAAAGACAGCAACTCCCACGTACGGGCGCTTTATTGCCGAACCATTTGAGAGGGGATACGGGCATACAATAGGCAATGCTTTAAGAAGGATACTTTTCTCGAGCCTTGAAGGTTCTGCCATTTCATCGATACGCATAAAAGGTGCTTTGCATGAATTTGCAGTGCTTAAAAATGTGAAAGAAGATGTTGCAAATATCATACTTAACTTAAAGAGAATCAGGCTTAAGATGTATACTAAAGGCCCTGAAACCCTTTTCTTGAAAGTAAAGAAACACGGCCTGGTCACAGCCAAGGATATAGAACCTAATGCAAATATCGAAATATTGACTATCGACCAACCCATAGCTACCCTGGACCACGGAGCAGAACTTGAGATCGAGATGGAAGTGACCCGCGGTAAAGGTTATGTGGTCGAATCCGAAAATGCCCAGGGTAAATATACAACAAATACCATAGTCCTTGATGCCTTGTATTCACCTATAATAAAGGTTAACTATGAGGTTGAAAATACAAGAGTAGAACAAATAACCGATTATGATAAATTGATACTCGAAATATGGACCGACGGGTCAGTTTCTCCTTCGGACGCCCTTGCTTACTCTGCAAAAGTGCTCAAGAACACCCTAAGTATTTTTACAGGGCCCGAGCCTGTAGTTGAAACAGTCACGCAGCAGGAAGTCCAGGACGAAAAATTAAATGAGTTGTTAAAACAACCCATCAGTATTATGGACCTGTCTGTCAGGTCCTATAACTCAGTTACCGGTGCGGGGTTAAAAACGATAGGAGACCTGGTCATAAAGCAGGAAGAGGAAATACTTTCATTTAAAAATTGCGGGAAACGTTCAATAACCGAGATAAAAGAAAAGCTGCAAGAGTTAGGTTTATCTCTCGGGATGAAAGGAATCGAAAATGATTAA